From Amycolatopsis sp. WQ 127309:
TCTGCTGCTGAACGGTGACGCGCACCGGGCCGGCCGGCTGCTCGTCCAGGAACAGGTCGGGGACGAAGAACTGCAGCCGAGCAACCGGGCGATGGCCGCGGCTCTGCGTGGCGACATCGATCTGGCGGCGGAGGTGGCCCGGCGCGCCGTGGCCTACCGCTCCGGAGGCGGGTTCGATGCCGGGTACTCCGGCATGTACTACATGGTCGTACTGGCGCTCGTGGCCCGGGGAAAGTTCGCCACCGCGCGAGAACTGCTGACCGCCGCGCGGGAAACGAAACCGGTGCTGGCGCACCTGCTGGACCTCGCCGAAGCGGAGTACGAGAACCTCCTGGGCGACCCCGTGCGCGCGGCCGAGAAGGTCCGCGCGGCGCGGGACCACGCGGAGTCTCACGGCATCGTGCTCGGCATGGACCTGGTCTGGTCGACCATGGTGGACCTGGCACTGGACCTCCGCGACCGCCCGACGGCCGAGCTGTGCGTGACGAAGATGGACCGGCTGGCCGACAGCGTGCCGGGCGTCCGCACCGTGATCCACGCGCTGTTCGGGCGCGCGGTTGTGTTCGGCGACCGTGCCGCGGCCGACGAATGTCTTCGGCTCAGCCGTGACCGCGACCAGCCGCTCGAGCTGGCCCGGATCCTGGCCAAGCTGATCAAGCATGGCGTCGCCGACCCCACGGGGCTCAGCGAGGTCTACGAAATCCTCGGCCGCCACGGCGCGCTGCTCATCCGCGCGCGGACCCGCAGCATCATGCGCGAACACGGCATTCCCGTTCCGGGACGCCAGGAATCCGTCACGGAGAACGAATACCTGCTGGCGGTGCTGATGTCCGAAGGCCTGAGCAACAAGCAGCTCGCGTCGGCCCTGCGGACCAGCGAAAAGAGCGTGGAAGGACGGCTCAGCCGGCTCGCTTCGCGTACCGGCTTCCGCTCTCGGATCGAGCTGTCCAACGCACTGCTCAACGGTGAGTTCGCGATGGCGACGGGAGACTCCGGCGGCGGCTGACGCGCTCAGCGCCCGTCGCCGAGCAGCCGGACCAGCGCGAGATCGGTGTCGATCCAGTCCTCTTCCGTGCCGAACGGGACCATGTCGTCCATTTGCCGGAGGAAGTCGACCAGCGTCTCGCGGAGCAAGGTGAGCGCGACGGCGCCGAACGGGCTGCTCAGTTCGAGGAGAACGGCCGGCCCCTCCTGGGTCCACCAGGGCCGCACCCTGATGTCACCGTACCCCGCGGGTCGCTTCAGGCCGTGCGCCAGCAGATCGCGTGCGAAGATCCAGTCGGTGGCATCACCGTCCTGCTCGATGAACCGAACTTTCACCGCGAACGGATCCCGGCTGTCGTAGGACATCCGGGCCCGCACGGAGACCGGTTCCCGCTCTTCGGAAAGCAACCCGAAGACCATCGGCCGGCTGCAGATCAGGACCTGCTTCCGGACACCGGCCTCCCCCGCTGGTCGCGCCTCATCGTCCATGAACCCAGACTCGGTCGCAGGACTTCATTTCCTCTCAACGCGGCTCAGCCGACCGCGTTTCCTTCCGCCGGAAAAGAAGAAGTCGCCACGCGAACCGCCCGCGCGATCGCAAAAGCGCTGTTGCGCAACATCTTCGCCGCCGCCGCGTGGTCGAAGCGGCCGGCCCGGCCGGTGACGGCGAGCGCGACCGGCCGGCTCACCCCGAGGTATCCGGGCACGGTGACAGCCAACGTGCTGAGCGCTCCGGACCGGTCCTGGCTGCACGCGATCCCGGCCTGCCGCACGGCGGCCAGCTCGGTGGCCGGCACGAGCGGCGTTCGGGCCGCGGGACTGTGGGCCAGTAGGATCCGGGAAATCGCCGAGAGGCTCGAGCCCGCCCCGACCGGCGTCTGCTCGGGGAGGCGGCACGAGCGGTGGCCGTACACCTGGTTCACGTGGTGCACGACATCACCGGCCAGCACGCTGACGCTCGCCGTCTCGCCGGTGGCGCGGTGGAGTTCGACGAGGTAGGCCGTGGATTCCCGCCGCAGCAGCGTGAACACCCCGGTGTCGACCGGCCGGCCGAACCCGGTGAGCCGTTCACCCGGTCCGTACCGGCTGTCGGTGCGCTCGACCATGCCGTGCGCGTGCAGGACATTCAGCACCCGGTGGACCGTCGCCTTCGCGAGACCGGTCCGGCGGGTGAGTTCGGCGAGAGTGGGCTCGTCTTCGTCGGTCAGCACGGCGTTGAGCACGAGCATCGCTTTGTCGACCGCGCTGGGCACGCCGCCGGGCTCGTCGTGGAACCCTGATCGGCCGGCCGGAGATGCGCTCATCGGTGTCCGTCCACTTCAACCAGGTGCCGGGTGCTTACCCCGCCGACACTATGACCCGATCGGCTGATTACCCCTGCGACGGCGAACGGCGGCGCCTGTTCGGCGAGCGGAATTGCCCGATCTTCGAACTGGGCGGGCACCACCGGCGGGGCCGAGCTCGACTCAACCAGTACCACAGGTTCACTCGAATAGCTGCTTGACAGACACTCAAGCCACCCCATCGGGCGCTTGACAGCTGCGTCACCACACCGTCGCAGAGAGTTGACGTCTGCTTGATCGGCATTTACCTTGGGAAAACAGTGGTCGCCACCAGCGAACGGCAGCCAACGGGGAGCACGACAGAGAAGCGGGCGAGCAGTATGGCCATGCGGAAGACCCCCGTAACACCAGGCCACGCGGCCGCCGGAGCCGGACGGGCCGATCCGGGTCGACGGCCCCGGCCGGGCGCGGCGCGCGCACCTCGGGCGCGCGGATCCGGCACCGTGTCGGCCGTCAGCCGCTTCGGCGATCAGCCGGAGATCGAAGTCGTGCTCGGTTCGTGGCGTCGCCAGCGGCTTTCCGAACCACAGCAAGGTTTCCCTCAGAGTGGCCGGTGCCGGCCCCTTCGGTTTCCACTTCGACGGAAATCGCCGGACGTCTCCTTGTCGCCCTGCGCACAGTGGAACTGCATCTGTCCACTGTGCACCGTAAACTGGTGCGCATCAGCCGGAGCGGGCTCCTGCCGCCGCGTTGCTCCCGGCGCATCGCACCTGCCCGCTCGTGACCAGTGGTGGTGAACATGGCTCAGCCGTTCGATCGCAGCGGCGCACCGGGGCAGCTGGATCACGAGCGCCCCCAGGAGACCACGGTCGGCGCCTTCCACCCCGGTTGCGTCGCCACGGAGGCCCTGACGGTCGGCTTGGCGGGCGTGGACCGCACACTGGCGACCCAGCTGGCGGACAAGGCGCTCCGGGAGGCCCCTTGCAAGAACGACCTGCGGTGCGTGATGCGCGCGATGTCGGTGCTCCTGATCGCCCGTTCCCTGGCGGCGGTCGACGATCACTGCACCCGCTTGACCGGCACGCTTGGACCGGCGGCGGACGGGATCTGGCCGTTGATCCGCGCGCAGATCGCCCGGCTGGCCGGTGACCTCGACGGCGCACGGCGGGGCCTCGACGAGCTGATCGCGCCGGGCAACCCCCGGAACGTCCGGCAGATCGCCCTCGCCTGGCAGCTCGAGACCCTGATCCGGGCCGGCGAGCTGGCACAGGCACAGGCACTGGCGCACGCGCACGATCTGGATCGCCTGGTCACGCTGCCATCGGCCCACCGCCCGCTGCTGCTCGCCGCGCGCGGCACCGTCCGGCTGGCCGAACGCCGGTTCGCCGAGGCACTGGCCGACTTCACCGGATGCGGTGACGCGCACGCTGCCGATCACATGCCCAACCAGGCCGTGTTGCACTGGCGGGCGATGGCCGCGTTCGCGGCCCAAGGAGCCGGCCGTCCTGATCTCGCGCGAGCCCTGGCCGAGGGGGAACACGAAGCGGCGATGCGCTGCGCGGCGCCGGCGGGCGTCGGCTACGCGCTGTACGCCAGGGGCATGGTGGCCGGCCGGCCCAAGGACGCGCTGCTGATGCTCACCGACGCGGTCAACCTGCTGGAGGTCGCCGGGGCCCGTGTCGAGCTCGCGACCGTCTGCCTGGAACTTGGCCGTCGGCTCGTAGCCGCGGGCGATCTCGAGCTCGCCGAGCCTCAGCTGGAGCGCGCGGCGGAACTCGCCCGTCAGATCGGCAACAAAAGCCTGGTCACCGAAATCGAGGAAGAACTGCGCAACGCCGGTACGGCACCATCCCGCGCCTCGCTGACCCCGCAGGAGACGCGCATCGCCAAGCTCGCGCGCGCGAGCCACAGCAACAAGGACATCGCGGCGAAGCTGAACCTGACGGTGCGTACGGTGGAATTCCACCTGTCGAGCGTCTACCGCAAGCTGCACGTGTCGGGACGCCGGGAGCTGATCTCGCGCCCCCTGAACCTCGGCTGACCGCAGGCCCCCGCGCGCGAGCCGGCCGTAGTCACCAACCGATGATCGGCTTGACCGGCGGCAACCCGTAGAGGGGATCGACTTCGCCGTGCTCGTGTTCGGCGAACACACTCTCGTCGAAGCAGAGGTACGCGCGGTCTTCCTCGGCCGGGTCCCGGTCGAGGAGTCGCACCGCGCCAGGAGCAGGCAGCTCGGGGTACCCCGGACCGGGACCGAAACCACCGAGCGCGCGGCCGGCCCGCCGTTCGGTCGTGTCGGACCAGCGATCGACCAGCACCGGGGCGGCTTCGAGACCAGTTCGGGACATGACGGCACCTTCCAAACTCGGTTCGCTCACACGGAATCGACCCGATGATTACAGCGCCGTGAGAGCAGGACGGGAACCTCGGGCACCGGGTGCTCGAACCAGTCGGGGAGATTCCCTCGGCAGCCGGCCGGCCCGGGTTCGTGAGGGTTCTCTCCCGGATTCCCGCGGATGATCAATCGCCGGATGCGTGATCCTGCGCACCTTTCACCATTTCTTACGGGCCCGCGCAGTGACCCGTCACACTTTCCTGCCCGTTATTCGTGAGGTAAACCCCCCTTCGTTCACGGTCCTCCCGGGCTCCTCCGGCGGCCGACTCACCCAGGCAACAAGAATTTCCGTTGACCGACCGGCCGTGAGGAATACCGCGCTTTGTGAAGGGATATCGAACGTGAGCGACGGGCTGCGCGTGCCGGTGGAGGTTCAGCATTTTTTGGAGGTGGTGTTGGGGGTTGCGGTGCCGGAGGGTTCGGTGCGGGGGTTGTATGGGTTGGCGGGTGATTGGGATGAGTTGGTGGGGGCGTTGGAGGGGTTGGAGCGGGCGGTGGGGGTGGGTGGGGTGGGGGTGGGGTCGGCGTTGGTGGGTGAGGTGGGGCGGGTGTCGGGGTTGTGGTTGTCGGGTGATGCGGTGGAGGGGTTGTCGGTGTTGGTGGGGGGTGCGCGGGAGGCGGCGAAGTTGTCGCGGAATGCGGGTGCGGATGTGGTGAAGGCGTTTTTTTTGTTGTCGGTGATGGCGTTGGTTGCGTTGGCGACGATTGTGGAGTTGGCGTGGACGGTGGTGGGGGCGTTGCTGGTGCCGGTCGTGGAGGCGGGGGCGCGGGTGGCGGCGTTGGCGTTGGTGGAGGCGTTGAAGGCTCGGTTGGCGGGGTTGACGTTTTCGGGGGCGGCGCGGGGGTTGGGTCGGGTGGGGGTGCAGGCGGGGAAGTTCGGGGTGGTGGGGGCGGGTTTTATGGGTGGGTTGGATTTCGGTTTTCAGGTGGGTCAGGTGTTGGTGGGGGCGCGGGAGGGGTTGGATGGGCGGTCGGTTGTGGGGTCGGTGGTGGGTGGGGTGTTGGGGGGTGCGTTTGCGGGGGTGGCGCATGCGGGGGCGGTGTTTGTGCGGGACACGGCGAGGAAGTTGGAGGCGGGGTCGGGGAGGGGGGTGGAGTTTCCGGGGTATGTGCGGGCGTTGGGTCATGTGGGGTATGGGTTGTCGCAGGTGGGGATGGTGGTGGTGAGTGCGCCGGCGGTGAATGCGGCGGTGGGGACGCCGGGGGTGAGTCCGTTTTTGGGGGCGTTGGGTGCGTTGGGGGCGATGGGTCGTGGTGGTCGTGCTGGTGGTGGTGGTGGTGGGGTGTTGTCGTCGTTGGATGGTGTGGTGGTGGGGGTGGGGGGTTTGCGCCCGCCGGTGGTGACCATTCCTGATACCGGAAAGCCGGCCAAGCCCGAAAAGTCTTTCGAAGCCGGGAAATCCACCGTGCTCAACGACAAAGCCGAGACGGAACACCCGCCCCCCGCCTACACGGCGACCGCCTTCGGCACCCTCTACACAGCCACACCCGCTGCGGAGACACTGCCTGATTACGACTCGATCGTCCAAGATGGACGAACTGATTCTCTTGCTTTCGAAAACAAACTGGCAGCACCGATCGCGTCCGTCGCGCCGGCCCACACGGTGACAAGCACCGAAGCCCGAGCGCAGAAGACCAGCGTCACCGACCGGCCCGAACCGACGGTCGAGGTGAGCCCCACGCACCCCACGACCATCGTGTCGCAGCCCGATTCCGCGGCTGTCCCGGCCCGAACCGGCTTCGGCGCACCGGCCCGCGAGACCGCCGGTCTCGCACCAACCACCGCGGCCGAATCTCCTCGCACCACCACACCGCATGCCACGTCCGGCACCACGACGGCCCGAGGCCCAGAACCCACTGCCACCACCCCCGCCCGCACGACCACCACCGATCACACGCCGAGCACCGCGGCCGAACCACTGCGCACCACGACGGCCCGAGCGCAAGAACCCACCAACCCCGCCCGTAGCGCCCTTGGCGCACCGACCGCCGCAATCGAAACCCTGCGCACCACTACCGAAACACCACACACCACGCCCGGCGCCACGACGGCG
This genomic window contains:
- a CDS encoding helix-turn-helix transcriptional regulator, whose protein sequence is MAQPFDRSGAPGQLDHERPQETTVGAFHPGCVATEALTVGLAGVDRTLATQLADKALREAPCKNDLRCVMRAMSVLLIARSLAAVDDHCTRLTGTLGPAADGIWPLIRAQIARLAGDLDGARRGLDELIAPGNPRNVRQIALAWQLETLIRAGELAQAQALAHAHDLDRLVTLPSAHRPLLLAARGTVRLAERRFAEALADFTGCGDAHAADHMPNQAVLHWRAMAAFAAQGAGRPDLARALAEGEHEAAMRCAAPAGVGYALYARGMVAGRPKDALLMLTDAVNLLEVAGARVELATVCLELGRRLVAAGDLELAEPQLERAAELARQIGNKSLVTEIEEELRNAGTAPSRASLTPQETRIAKLARASHSNKDIAAKLNLTVRTVEFHLSSVYRKLHVSGRRELISRPLNLG
- a CDS encoding SsgA family sporulation/cell division regulator; this translates as MSYDSRDPFAVKVRFIEQDGDATDWIFARDLLAHGLKRPAGYGDIRVRPWWTQEGPAVLLELSSPFGAVALTLLRETLVDFLRQMDDMVPFGTEEDWIDTDLALVRLLGDGR
- a CDS encoding IclR family transcriptional regulator; this encodes MSASPAGRSGFHDEPGGVPSAVDKAMLVLNAVLTDEDEPTLAELTRRTGLAKATVHRVLNVLHAHGMVERTDSRYGPGERLTGFGRPVDTGVFTLLRRESTAYLVELHRATGETASVSVLAGDVVHHVNQVYGHRSCRLPEQTPVGAGSSLSAISRILLAHSPAARTPLVPATELAAVRQAGIACSQDRSGALSTLAVTVPGYLGVSRPVALAVTGRAGRFDHAAAAKMLRNSAFAIARAVRVATSSFPAEGNAVG